In Gemmatimonadetes bacterium T265, one DNA window encodes the following:
- the selA gene encoding L-seryl-tRNA(Sec) selenium transferase: MTDHPLAHLPSVDEVLRHPAFAAAAAGLADPFRTRLVRRVLQARRDALRDPVRASAPAPARRNGERAAVVAACVAECAAEAEALARPFPRRVVNATGVLVHTNLGRAPLGDLLDAVDADALGGYTDLEWDARTQGRGDRDAALGRQLALLTGAEAALVVNNCASALLLALNTLAAGREALVSRSELVEIGGSFRVPDVVAASGCRLREVGTTNRTRAADFREAAGPSAAVLLKVHQANFVQRGFVEQVSADEMVALGAAFGLPVLEDTGSGLLAPSPAAALRDEPDVASSVARGVDVVCCSADKLLGGVQAGILVGRAAHVGAMRRNPLYRALRLDKVRMALLHRCLARHLAGEADALPLWRLFHATVEQLQARVAELRLPGPDTRWAAVRPVPLRATLGGGSNPEVDFPSWGLELAHRDLSAHGVRQALAARAVPVVGYVRHDRCLLDVRAVLPHDLPELQAALDDLGAAAGR, translated from the coding sequence TTGACCGACCACCCGCTCGCCCACCTGCCGTCGGTCGACGAGGTGCTGCGGCACCCCGCGTTCGCCGCGGCCGCCGCGGGCCTCGCCGACCCATTCCGGACGCGCCTCGTCCGGCGGGTGCTGCAGGCGCGACGCGACGCCCTGCGCGACCCCGTGCGCGCGTCGGCGCCCGCGCCCGCACGTCGGAACGGCGAGCGCGCGGCGGTGGTCGCGGCGTGCGTGGCCGAGTGCGCGGCGGAGGCGGAGGCGCTCGCCCGCCCCTTCCCGCGCCGCGTCGTCAACGCCACCGGGGTGCTCGTCCACACCAACCTCGGCCGCGCCCCGCTCGGCGACCTGCTCGACGCGGTCGACGCCGACGCCCTCGGCGGCTATACCGACCTCGAGTGGGACGCCCGGACGCAGGGCCGCGGCGACCGCGACGCGGCGCTCGGCCGCCAACTCGCGCTGCTGACCGGCGCCGAGGCCGCGCTCGTGGTGAACAACTGCGCGAGCGCGCTGCTGCTCGCGCTCAACACGCTGGCGGCCGGCCGCGAGGCGCTCGTGAGCCGCTCCGAGCTGGTCGAGATCGGCGGCAGCTTCCGCGTCCCCGACGTGGTCGCGGCGAGCGGGTGCCGGCTGCGCGAGGTCGGTACGACCAACCGGACGCGCGCGGCGGACTTCCGCGAGGCCGCCGGCCCCTCGGCCGCGGTGCTCCTCAAGGTGCACCAGGCCAACTTCGTGCAGCGCGGCTTCGTCGAGCAGGTGTCGGCCGACGAGATGGTCGCGTTAGGCGCCGCGTTCGGACTACCGGTGCTCGAGGACACCGGGTCGGGCCTGCTCGCCCCGTCGCCCGCCGCGGCACTGCGCGACGAGCCGGACGTGGCGTCGAGCGTGGCGCGCGGCGTGGACGTGGTGTGCTGCAGCGCCGACAAGCTCCTCGGCGGCGTGCAGGCCGGCATCCTCGTGGGGCGCGCCGCGCACGTCGGCGCGATGCGGCGGAACCCGCTCTACCGCGCGCTGCGGCTCGACAAGGTGCGCATGGCGCTGCTGCACCGCTGCCTCGCGCGCCACCTCGCGGGCGAGGCCGACGCGCTGCCGCTCTGGCGGCTGTTCCACGCCACGGTCGAGCAGCTCCAGGCGCGGGTGGCCGAGCTGCGCCTGCCCGGGCCGGACACGCGCTGGGCCGCGGTGCGCCCCGTGCCGCTCCGCGCGACGCTCGGCGGCGGCTCCAACCCCGAGGTCGACTTCCCGAGCTGGGGCCTGGAGCTCGCGCACCGCGACCTGAGCGCGCACGGCGTGCGCCAGGCCCTCGCCGCGCGCGCGGTGCCCGTCGTCGGCTACGTGCGGCACGACCGCTGCCTGCTGGACGTCCGCGCCGTGCTGCCGCACGACCTCCCCGAGCTGCAGGCCGCCCTGGACGACCTGGGCGCCGCCGCGGGACGTTAG
- the selD gene encoding selenide, water dikinase — MASSVFKTDATRRRRVWWVRFPHVPAGAAPTRVTTPAPADAPRPVRLTEYAHGAGCGCKISPAVLTRILAGAGPGFADPRLLVGHGARDDAAVYALDDERALISTTDFFMPVVDDPADFGAVAATNAISDVYAMGGTPVMAVAILGWPVAVLDPEIAGEVLRGAGEACARAGIALAGGHSIDAPEPIFGLAVTGTARRAEVRTNAQGRVGCELYLTKPLGVGVLTTAQKRGLLRDADLAEVRALMLTLNDLGPALARLDAVATMTDVTGFGLLGHLLEVCDASDLSAEVHVADVPRLASLADYVERGAVPGGTKRNAASYGEHVGPLPDAWRDLLCDPQTSGGLLVAVDPRGRDDFLRVTRARGLDLRPFGVLTPRAEPTIRLV, encoded by the coding sequence GTGGCCTCCTCGGTCTTCAAAACCGATGCGACCCGGCGACGCCGGGTCTGGTGGGTTCGATTCCCACACGTTCCCGCCGGCGCGGCGCCGACGCGCGTGACCACGCCAGCGCCCGCCGACGCGCCCCGCCCGGTCCGGCTCACCGAGTACGCCCACGGCGCGGGCTGCGGCTGCAAAATCTCCCCCGCGGTGCTGACCCGCATCCTCGCGGGCGCCGGGCCGGGGTTCGCCGACCCGCGGCTGCTGGTCGGCCACGGCGCCCGGGACGACGCGGCCGTCTACGCGCTCGACGACGAGCGCGCCCTCATCAGCACCACCGACTTCTTCATGCCGGTCGTCGACGACCCCGCCGACTTCGGCGCGGTCGCGGCGACCAACGCGATCAGCGACGTCTACGCGATGGGCGGCACGCCCGTCATGGCGGTCGCGATCCTCGGCTGGCCGGTCGCCGTGCTCGACCCCGAGATCGCCGGCGAGGTGCTGCGCGGCGCGGGCGAGGCGTGCGCGCGTGCCGGGATCGCGCTCGCCGGCGGCCACAGCATCGACGCGCCCGAGCCGATCTTCGGGCTCGCCGTGACCGGCACCGCGCGGCGCGCCGAGGTGCGCACCAACGCGCAGGGCCGCGTCGGGTGCGAGTTGTACCTCACCAAGCCGTTAGGCGTGGGCGTGCTCACCACCGCGCAGAAGCGCGGCCTGCTCCGCGACGCGGACCTGGCCGAGGTGCGCGCGCTCATGCTCACGCTCAACGACCTCGGCCCCGCGCTCGCCCGCCTCGACGCGGTCGCGACGATGACCGACGTGACCGGCTTCGGCCTGCTCGGCCACCTGCTGGAGGTGTGCGACGCGAGCGACCTCTCGGCCGAGGTGCACGTGGCCGACGTGCCGCGCCTCGCGTCGCTCGCCGACTACGTGGAGCGCGGCGCCGTCCCCGGCGGCACCAAGCGCAACGCCGCCAGCTACGGCGAGCACGTCGGGCCGCTGCCGGACGCGTGGCGCGACCTGTTGTGCGACCCGCAGACGAGCGGCGGCCTGCTCGTCGCGGTGGACCCGCGCGGGCGCGACGACTTCCTCCGCGTCACGCGCGCGCGCGGCCTCGACCTGCGCCCGTTCGGCGTGCTCACGCCGCGCGCCGAGCCGACGATCCGCCTGGTCTGA
- a CDS encoding TonB-dependent receptor, giving the protein MPRRPFALCLAAPLVCAVAVHPLRAQPAARLAGVVRDAGGAVLAGARVTARNEATGAVRSATTSGAGAYAVSGLAPGSYTVTATLIGHRVLARRGVRVPAADNVDFVLEPVSLQQVVVTATLREQSLRDVPISVAAPTARELRERGATTLEDVAANVAGFSVQNLGPGQSQPAIRGASSGQIARDQPGVKEDVGVYLDDVPVSLSLFTPDLDLFDVSRVEVLRGPQGTLFGAGSFSGTVRYISAQPELGLLSTFGEASGSGTANGNAGGAFKLGANVPLGDQAAGRVAAYYTRTPGYITALHPDGSTSDAVNQGYRAGGRLALRVDPVARLSIVPRLVYQDVKSDGFNRIDAFNILANPYTTTRPATTLGSREQYTQVGESFSDRFTLGDVRATYDLGPARLTSVTAYTHRNILVGRDGGALASSILGGSLGLPAPIYTLAAPFDDRTKLDVLTQELRLGGGSGNGGAGTFRWVVGGYYANNRRAYGQQVNINGFTEATGIPTKGLLATNDQIYASTLSYHLRQSAAFGEATVTVAPRLDLTGGLRYYHFDEHRVQAFDGILTNDSTGKSLVFNPGTTKANGFAPRVIASYRATDDLTLNAQASKGFRLGGINDPLNTPLCTAADLTTFGGRGSFGDQTAWNYEVGAKSRLAGGKASFDVAAYTMDITDLQLTVTAGTCSSRLVFNAPKARSQGLEAEFSASPTPSVDLSLSGALNNARLRSTLTSTDANGVVSVVSGIQSGTRLPSVPKAQAAASATLRRPLGGAFDRALGAGADGFVTGAYTYVGSRYTQIGDLAPGVGTVNIASFGKNTIGGPLTQSTFTFDPLLPAYSLLNLRAGVQRSGVEVAVFANNVTDTRALLSLDRERGLLARVGYLTNQPRTIGVSATFRR; this is encoded by the coding sequence ATGCCCCGCCGCCCCTTCGCCCTCTGCCTGGCCGCCCCACTCGTCTGCGCCGTCGCCGTGCACCCGCTGCGCGCCCAACCTGCCGCCCGCCTGGCCGGCGTGGTGCGCGACGCGGGCGGCGCCGTGCTCGCGGGCGCGCGCGTCACCGCGCGCAACGAGGCCACCGGCGCCGTCCGCAGCGCGACCACCTCGGGCGCCGGGGCGTACGCGGTCTCCGGCCTCGCGCCGGGCTCGTACACGGTCACCGCGACCCTGATCGGCCACCGCGTGCTCGCCCGGCGCGGCGTGCGGGTGCCGGCCGCGGACAACGTCGACTTCGTCCTCGAGCCCGTGTCGCTGCAGCAGGTGGTGGTCACGGCGACGTTGCGCGAGCAGTCGCTGCGCGACGTGCCGATCTCGGTCGCCGCCCCGACCGCGCGCGAGCTGCGCGAGCGCGGCGCGACGACGCTCGAGGACGTCGCGGCCAACGTCGCGGGCTTCTCGGTACAGAACCTCGGGCCCGGGCAGTCGCAGCCGGCGATCCGCGGCGCGTCGTCGGGGCAGATCGCGCGCGACCAGCCGGGGGTCAAGGAGGACGTGGGCGTCTACCTGGACGACGTGCCGGTCTCGCTCTCGCTCTTCACCCCCGACCTGGACCTCTTCGACGTGTCGCGCGTCGAGGTGCTCCGCGGGCCGCAGGGCACGCTCTTCGGCGCGGGGTCGTTCTCTGGCACGGTGCGCTACATCTCCGCCCAACCCGAGCTCGGCCTGCTCAGCACCTTCGGCGAGGCGAGCGGCAGCGGCACGGCCAACGGAAACGCCGGCGGCGCCTTCAAGCTCGGCGCCAACGTCCCGCTCGGCGACCAGGCGGCCGGGCGCGTGGCGGCGTACTACACCCGCACGCCCGGCTACATCACCGCGCTCCATCCGGACGGCTCGACGAGCGACGCCGTGAACCAGGGGTACCGCGCCGGCGGGCGCCTCGCGCTCCGCGTCGACCCCGTGGCGCGTCTCAGCATCGTGCCGCGCCTCGTCTACCAAGACGTCAAGAGCGACGGCTTCAACCGCATCGACGCCTTCAACATCCTCGCGAACCCGTACACGACCACGCGCCCCGCCACCACCCTCGGGTCGCGCGAGCAGTACACGCAGGTCGGGGAGTCGTTCAGCGACCGCTTCACGTTAGGCGACGTGCGGGCGACCTACGACCTGGGCCCGGCGCGGCTCACGTCGGTCACGGCGTACACGCACCGCAACATCCTCGTCGGACGCGACGGCGGCGCGCTCGCCTCGAGCATCCTCGGCGGGAGCCTCGGATTGCCGGCCCCGATCTACACGCTCGCCGCGCCGTTCGACGACCGCACCAAGCTCGACGTGCTGACGCAGGAACTCCGCCTCGGCGGCGGGTCGGGGAACGGGGGCGCGGGGACGTTCCGCTGGGTGGTCGGCGGCTACTACGCCAACAACCGCCGCGCGTACGGCCAGCAGGTGAACATCAACGGGTTCACGGAAGCGACCGGGATTCCCACCAAGGGGCTCCTCGCCACGAACGACCAGATCTACGCGTCGACGCTCTCCTACCACCTGCGCCAGTCGGCCGCGTTCGGCGAGGCGACGGTGACCGTGGCCCCGCGACTCGACCTGACGGGCGGGCTCCGGTACTACCACTTCGACGAGCACCGCGTCCAGGCCTTCGACGGAATCCTCACGAACGACAGCACCGGCAAGTCGCTCGTCTTCAACCCCGGCACGACGAAGGCGAACGGGTTCGCCCCGCGCGTGATCGCGAGCTACCGCGCGACCGACGACCTCACGCTCAACGCGCAGGCGTCCAAGGGCTTCCGGCTCGGCGGGATCAACGACCCGCTCAACACGCCGCTCTGCACGGCGGCGGACCTCACCACGTTCGGCGGGCGCGGCTCGTTCGGCGACCAGACGGCGTGGAACTACGAGGTCGGCGCCAAGTCGCGCCTCGCCGGCGGGAAGGCGTCGTTCGACGTGGCCGCGTACACGATGGACATCACCGACCTGCAGCTGACGGTGACGGCCGGGACCTGCTCGTCGCGCCTCGTCTTCAACGCGCCCAAAGCCCGCAGCCAGGGGCTGGAGGCGGAGTTCTCGGCGTCGCCGACGCCGAGCGTGGACCTTTCGCTCTCGGGGGCGCTCAACAACGCGCGGCTGCGCTCGACCCTGACCTCGACGGACGCGAACGGGGTGGTGAGCGTGGTGAGCGGGATCCAGAGCGGCACCCGGCTGCCGAGCGTGCCGAAGGCGCAGGCCGCGGCGTCGGCCACCCTGCGGCGGCCGTTAGGCGGGGCGTTCGACCGCGCGCTCGGCGCGGGGGCCGATGGGTTCGTCACGGGGGCGTACACGTACGTCGGGTCGCGCTACACGCAGATCGGCGACCTGGCGCCGGGGGTCGGGACGGTGAACATCGCGTCGTTCGGCAAGAACACGATCGGCGGGCCGCTCACGCAGAGCACGTTCACGTTCGACCCGCTGCTGCCGGCGTACTCGCTGCTCAACCTGCGGGCGGGGGTGCAGCGCTCGGGGGTGGAGGTGGCCGTGTTCGCCAACAACGTGACCGACACGCGCGCGCTCCTCTCGCTGGACCGCGAGCGCGGGCTGCTCGCGCGCGTCGGCTATCTCACCAACCAGCCGCGGACGATCGGGGTCTCGGCCACCTTCCGCCGCTGA
- a CDS encoding amino acid transporter, whose product MPALHRRFGVGAALAMVVAEVLGVGIFLTPAGMARTLGTSAWVLAVWGLVGLCSAAGALCYAELGTRFPEAGGGYVYLREAFGARAAFVYGWMSLLVMDPGLTAALGVGLAQYLLALLDGPAALAPMVAVACILGASTLTVFGVERSARVLRWTAVAKLGAVALLVGAAALHGSGAAGALAHAHGPPPASALAGAFIGAFFAFGGWWDLGKMGEEVVDPRRTLPTALVGGVGVVTLVYAAVSLAFLHAVQGSAPATDGAFVTALGSALFGRVAAPLLSVAVVVAVAGSLVAVLLGAPRVYLAMARSGVAPAALVRFDPRRQSTPVATAVQVALACVLVTFGNFDQILGYFVPAAVFFLGLSAAALFRLPRPDPATPVFRAPWHPLPVVVFLALVAAILVLSAVGRPVQTLLGAGVVALGVPVSWLLVGRRPRSTADAPGGGA is encoded by the coding sequence GTGCCCGCGCTGCATCGGCGCTTCGGCGTCGGCGCCGCGCTCGCGATGGTCGTCGCCGAGGTGCTCGGCGTCGGCATCTTCCTGACCCCCGCGGGCATGGCCCGCACCCTCGGCACGTCCGCCTGGGTGCTCGCCGTGTGGGGGCTCGTCGGGCTGTGCTCCGCGGCGGGGGCCTTGTGCTACGCCGAACTCGGCACGCGCTTCCCGGAAGCGGGCGGCGGCTACGTGTACCTGCGCGAGGCGTTCGGGGCGCGCGCGGCGTTCGTCTACGGCTGGATGTCGCTGCTCGTCATGGACCCGGGCCTAACGGCCGCCCTCGGCGTGGGCCTCGCGCAGTACCTGCTCGCGCTACTCGACGGCCCCGCGGCCCTCGCCCCTATGGTGGCCGTCGCCTGCATCCTCGGCGCCTCCACGCTCACGGTGTTCGGCGTCGAGCGCAGCGCGCGCGTCCTCCGGTGGACCGCCGTCGCCAAGCTCGGGGCCGTCGCGCTGCTCGTCGGGGCCGCCGCGCTGCACGGCAGCGGGGCGGCGGGGGCCCTCGCCCACGCGCACGGACCCCCGCCGGCGTCCGCGCTCGCCGGCGCGTTCATCGGCGCCTTCTTCGCGTTCGGCGGGTGGTGGGACCTCGGCAAGATGGGCGAGGAAGTCGTCGACCCCCGCCGCACGCTCCCGACCGCGCTCGTCGGCGGCGTCGGCGTGGTGACGCTCGTCTACGCGGCCGTCAGCCTGGCCTTTCTGCACGCGGTACAGGGCAGCGCGCCCGCGACGGACGGGGCGTTCGTGACGGCGCTGGGGTCGGCCCTGTTCGGGCGCGTCGCGGCCCCCCTCCTCTCGGTGGCCGTCGTCGTCGCCGTGGCCGGGAGCCTCGTCGCCGTGCTGCTCGGCGCGCCGCGCGTGTACCTCGCCATGGCGCGCAGCGGCGTCGCTCCGGCCGCCCTCGTGCGGTTCGACCCCCGCCGCCAGTCGACGCCGGTCGCGACGGCGGTGCAGGTCGCGCTCGCGTGCGTGCTCGTCACGTTCGGCAACTTCGACCAGATCCTCGGCTACTTCGTGCCCGCGGCCGTGTTCTTCCTCGGGCTCTCGGCCGCCGCGCTCTTCCGGCTCCCGCGGCCCGACCCGGCGACGCCCGTGTTTCGCGCACCCTGGCACCCGCTCCCCGTCGTCGTATTCCTCGCACTCGTCGCCGCGATCCTCGTCCTGTCCGCGGTCGGCCGGCCCGTCCAGACCCTGCTCGGCGCGGGCGTGGTGGCACTCGGTGTGCCCGTGTCGTGGCTGCTCGTCGGCCGGCGGCCGCGGTCGACGGCGGACGCCCCGGGCGGCGGTGCTTGA